A stretch of the Polyangiaceae bacterium genome encodes the following:
- the cysW gene encoding sulfate ABC transporter permease subunit CysW, giving the protein MGAGAPALPRALVRQRSGGPAVRAADRRGRHRAHRGLLRARRARRALAAARHPRRVQPVRRGRRAHLRGPAVRGPDGTAGTGGARPRAGRSRQRARGHSVAVASAGGLASPGALGADRLRSGVRPRDRGVRLGGLHLGKHADAHRDRPTAHRHQARAVRLPGRHRPGVGHADGELRPAALGEPPRPLGTARPGVTRESSSLRAWLVRVIALAFVGLFLLVPLGTVFYSAFAHGLTRYFAALSSPETLSAAKLTLLAAAIAVPLNTVFGVAAAWLLAKYDFWGKSALITLIDLPFSVSPVVSGLIFVLLFGAQGWLGPWLAEHDVRIIFAVPGIVLATAFVTFPLVAREVLGVMQAQGSDEEESALTLGASGWQVFWLVTLPKIRWGLFYGVVLCNARAMGEFGAVSVVSGHIRGQTNTLPLHVEILYNEYDFVGAFAVASLLALLALVTLGSKRALEWKLAPSPGRRA; this is encoded by the coding sequence ATGGGTGCTGGTGCGCCAGCGCTTCCTCGGGCACTCGTTCGTCAACGCTCTGGTGGACCTGCCGTTCGCGCTGCCGACCGCCGTGGCCGGCATCGCGCTCACCGCGGTCTACTCCGAGCACGGCGTGCTCGGCGCGCCCTTGCAGCGGCTCGGCATCCGCGGCGCGTTCAGCCCGTTCGGCGTGGTCGTCGCGCTCACCTTCGTGGGCCTGCCGTTCGTGGTCCGGACGGTACAGCCGGTACTGGAGGAGCTCGACCCCGCGCTGGAAGAAGCCGCCAGCGTGCTCGGGGCCACTCCGTGGCAGTCGCTTCGGCTGGTGGTCTTGCCAGCCCTGGCGCCCTCGGTGCTGACCGGCTTCGCTCTGGCGTTCGCCCGCGCGATCGGGGAGTACGGCTCGGTGGTCTTCATCTCGGGAAACATGCCGATGCGCACCGAGATCGTCCCACTGCTCATCGTCACCAAGCTCGAGCAGTACGACTACCAGGCCGCCACCGCCCTGGCGTTGGTCATGCTGACGGCGAGCTTCGGCCTGCTGCTCTTGGTGAACCTCCTCGGCCGCTGGGCACAGCGAGGCCAGGCGTGACGCGCGAGAGCTCGAGTCTTCGTGCCTGGCTCGTGCGGGTGATCGCGCTCGCCTTCGTGGGCTTGTTCCTGCTGGTCCCGCTCGGGACGGTATTCTACTCCGCGTTCGCGCACGGCCTCACGCGCTACTTCGCGGCGCTGTCGAGCCCCGAGACGCTCTCGGCGGCCAAGCTCACGCTGCTCGCGGCGGCCATCGCCGTGCCGCTCAACACCGTCTTCGGCGTCGCAGCAGCCTGGCTCCTCGCCAAGTACGACTTCTGGGGCAAGAGCGCGCTGATCACGCTGATCGACCTGCCGTTCAGCGTCTCGCCGGTGGTCTCGGGCCTGATCTTCGTGCTGCTGTTCGGCGCGCAGGGCTGGCTCGGCCCCTGGCTGGCCGAGCACGACGTCCGCATCATCTTCGCCGTGCCCGGCATCGTGCTGGCCACGGCCTTCGTGACGTTCCCGCTGGTCGCGCGCGAGGTCCTCGGCGTGATGCAGGCACAGGGCAGCGACGAGGAGGAGTCCGCGCTGACGCTCGGCGCCAGCGGCTGGCAGGTGTTCTGGCTGGTGACGCTACCGAAGATCCGCTGGGGGCTGTTCTACGGCGTGGTGCTGTGCAACGCCCGCGCCATGGGGGAGTTCGGCGCGGTGTCGGTGGTGTCCGGTCACATCCGCGGGCAGACCAACACGCTGCCGCTGCACGTCGAGATCCTCTACAACGAATACGACTTCGTCGGCGCCTTCGCCGTGGCCTCACTCCTGGCGCTCCTGGCGCTGGTTACGCTGGGCTCCAAGCGCGCGCTGGAGTGGAAGCTCGCGCCCAGCCCCGGGAGGCGCGCGTGA
- a CDS encoding ABC transporter ATP-binding protein, with amino-acid sequence MSVVVTDIVKRFSGPDAPAAVDGVSFEAKPGSITALLGPSGSGKSTLLRVIAGLERPDSGRVEIAGQDVTAVGARERNVGLVFQSYALFGHMTVHDNIGFGLKVRGRPKPEIAERVRELLGLVRLSDYAERFPSQLSGGQRQRVALARALATRPQLLLLDEPFGALDTKVRVELREWLLDFHRQTGVTTLLVTHDQEEAFDLAEHVVLLDRGKVAQAGAPNQLYDHPESAFVAEFLGGANVLRGHVDGGRARVGEQSLDAPGDAPEGARVHAFVRPRDIRVHRAEDGPGVSPARVARLTRAGSTVKVTLELPSGDTLVVHLGQKEADDLGLAPGEHVHVDLAAAKLFVEDYAI; translated from the coding sequence GTGAGCGTCGTCGTGACGGACATCGTGAAGCGCTTCTCGGGCCCCGACGCTCCTGCGGCAGTGGACGGCGTGAGCTTCGAGGCCAAGCCCGGCTCGATCACGGCGCTCCTGGGGCCTTCAGGCTCGGGCAAGTCGACCTTGCTGCGGGTGATCGCGGGGCTCGAGCGCCCGGACTCCGGTCGCGTCGAGATCGCCGGGCAGGACGTCACCGCCGTCGGCGCGCGGGAGCGCAACGTGGGGCTCGTGTTCCAGAGCTACGCCCTGTTCGGGCACATGACGGTGCACGACAACATCGGCTTCGGCCTGAAGGTGCGCGGGCGGCCCAAGCCCGAGATCGCCGAGCGCGTGCGCGAGCTGCTCGGTCTGGTGCGCCTCTCGGACTACGCCGAGCGCTTCCCGTCCCAGCTCTCCGGTGGGCAGCGGCAGCGCGTCGCGCTCGCCCGGGCGCTGGCCACGCGCCCACAGCTGCTCTTGCTCGACGAACCCTTCGGCGCGCTCGACACCAAAGTGCGCGTCGAGCTACGCGAGTGGCTGCTCGACTTCCACCGCCAGACCGGCGTCACGACCCTCTTGGTGACCCACGACCAGGAGGAGGCGTTCGACCTGGCGGAGCACGTCGTCCTGCTCGACCGGGGCAAGGTCGCCCAGGCGGGCGCGCCCAACCAGCTGTACGACCATCCGGAGAGCGCATTCGTCGCGGAGTTCCTGGGCGGCGCGAACGTCCTCCGTGGCCACGTCGATGGCGGGCGCGCTCGCGTGGGGGAGCAGTCGCTGGATGCTCCGGGCGACGCCCCCGAGGGAGCGCGCGTGCACGCGTTCGTCCGACCGAGGGACATCCGCGTGCACCGAGCCGAGGACGGCCCCGGCGTGTCTCCCGCTCGGGTGGCGCGCCTGACGCGGGCGGGCAGTACAGTGAAAGTGACGCTGGAGCTCCCGAGCGGCGACACGCTCGTGGTGCACCTGGGTCAGAAGGAAGCGGACGACCTCGGGCTCGCCCCGGGCGAGCACGTTCACGTCGATCTCGCTGCTGCCAAGCTCTTCGTCGAGGACTACGCGATCTGA
- a CDS encoding M20/M25/M40 family metallo-hydrolase, producing the protein MSVRLSARVVAVALSGALAAPTACGSDSKEPAANGGGGGSGGDASASGGSAGTSAGCGTSSPAALAACVDAARYEADVVLVTGERPPDAAHWQQVQDHCRDTLAGLGFSVELHDYGTGVNVIGTRPGATKPNERVLIGAHYDHIPGCPGADDNATGTAAVLELARVLSKASFDRTLVAVCFDEEEIGLLGSKAYVARALKTGENISSVTVFDMIGFVSSAPNSQSVPPGIDAVFPSEYAELAKNQFRADFILLAHDAKSLASASAMQAYAKTIGLGAVRLELPPALMALDDMRRSDHAPFWDMGFPALFVGDTAELRYPQYHCKNGDDVVANLNFGFATQTVRAAAVALATELGLGGTGDGGAGSGGTDGGTSVSTCAGLCALVPIATQAQAACGAAALETLGYPFSTTPACANMSTVSQCGSCAAALGVSDAHCASVYASCF; encoded by the coding sequence ATGAGCGTCCGACTTTCAGCCCGCGTCGTCGCGGTCGCGCTCTCGGGCGCGCTCGCCGCCCCCACGGCGTGCGGCTCCGACTCGAAAGAACCGGCAGCGAATGGCGGAGGCGGCGGCTCGGGGGGTGACGCCAGCGCGAGCGGCGGCAGCGCCGGCACGAGCGCGGGTTGCGGGACGTCGAGTCCCGCGGCGCTCGCCGCTTGCGTGGACGCGGCCCGTTACGAAGCGGACGTCGTGCTCGTCACCGGTGAGCGCCCGCCCGATGCGGCGCACTGGCAGCAGGTGCAGGACCACTGCCGCGACACGCTTGCCGGCCTCGGGTTCTCCGTGGAGCTCCACGACTACGGCACCGGGGTCAACGTGATCGGGACGCGGCCGGGAGCGACCAAGCCGAACGAGCGCGTCCTGATCGGCGCGCACTACGACCACATCCCGGGCTGCCCCGGCGCGGACGACAACGCCACCGGCACCGCCGCCGTGCTCGAGCTCGCGCGCGTGCTCTCGAAGGCGAGCTTCGACCGGACCCTGGTTGCCGTCTGCTTCGACGAGGAGGAGATCGGCTTGCTCGGCTCGAAGGCGTACGTCGCGCGCGCGCTGAAGACCGGTGAGAACATCTCGAGCGTCACGGTCTTCGACATGATCGGGTTCGTGAGCTCGGCGCCGAACAGCCAGAGCGTTCCGCCCGGCATCGACGCCGTCTTCCCGAGCGAGTACGCGGAGCTCGCGAAGAACCAGTTTCGCGCGGACTTCATCCTGCTGGCGCACGACGCGAAGAGCCTCGCGAGTGCGAGCGCCATGCAGGCGTACGCGAAGACCATCGGCCTGGGCGCGGTCCGCCTGGAGCTGCCCCCGGCGCTGATGGCCCTCGACGACATGCGTCGCTCCGACCACGCGCCGTTCTGGGACATGGGATTCCCCGCGCTGTTCGTCGGCGACACCGCCGAGCTCCGCTACCCCCAGTACCACTGCAAGAACGGCGACGACGTGGTCGCCAACCTGAATTTCGGCTTCGCCACCCAGACCGTGCGGGCGGCGGCGGTCGCCCTCGCGACCGAGCTCGGGCTCGGCGGCACGGGCGACGGCGGCGCTGGCAGCGGAGGCACCGACGGCGGCACCAGCGTGAGCACCTGCGCGGGCCTGTGCGCGCTGGTCCCGATCGCGACCCAGGCGCAGGCGGCCTGCGGCGCCGCGGCGCTCGAGACGCTCGGCTATCCGTTCTCGACAACGCCGGCCTGCGCGAACATGAGCACGGTGAGCCAGTGCGGGAGCTGTGCCGCCGCGCTCGGCGTCAGCGACGCGCACTGCGCCAGCGTGTACGCGAGCTGTTTCTGA